The Elephas maximus indicus isolate mEleMax1 chromosome 6, mEleMax1 primary haplotype, whole genome shotgun sequence genomic sequence AGGCGCTCATGAACAAATTCGGCTTCCAGTGGCCGGAGCGGCTGCGCTGCGAGAACTTCCCGGTGCACGGCGCGGGCGAGATCTGCGTGGGCCAGAACACGTCGGACGGCTCCGGGGGCCCCGGCCCCACGGCCTACCCCACCGCGCCCTACCTGCCTGACTTGCCTTTCACCGCGCTGCCCCCGGGGGCCGCAGACGGTAGGGGCCGCTCCACCTTCCCCTTCTCGTGCCCTCGCCAGCTCAAAGTGCCTCCCTACCTGGGCTACCGCTTCTTGGGCGAGCGCGACTGTGGCGCCCCGTGCGAGCCGGGCCGCGCCAACGGCCTCATGTACTTTAAGGAGGAGGAGAGGCGTTTCGCCCGCCTCTGGGTGGGCGTGTGGTCGGTGCTGTGCTGCGCTTCGACGCTCTTCACGGTGCTTACCTACCTGGTGGACATGCGGCGCTTCAGCTATCCTGAGCGGCCCATCATCTTCCTGTCGGGCTGCTACTTCATGGTGGCCTTGGCACACGTGGCCGGCTTCCTGCTGGAGGACCGCGCCGTGTGCGTGGAGCGCTTCTCGGACGACGGCTACCGCACGGTGGCGCAGGGCACCAAGAAGGAGGGCTGCACCATCCTTTTCATGGTGCTCTACTTTTTCGGCATGGCCAGCTCCATCTGGTGGGTCATCCTGTCCCTTACCTGGTTCCTGGCGGCCGGCATGAAGTGGGGCCACGAGGCCATTGAGGCCAACTCGCAGTACTTCCACCTGGCCGCATGGGCCGTGCCCGCCGTCAAGACCATCACCATCCTGGCCATGGGCCAGGTGGATGGGGACCTGCTCAGCGGGGTGTGCTACGTTGGCCTGTCGAGCGTGGACGCGCTGCGGGGCTTCGTGCTGGCGCCCCTGTTTGTCTACCTCTTCATCGGCACGTCCTTCCTGCTGGCCGGCTTCGTGTCTCTGTTCCGCATCCGCACCATCATGAAGCACGACGGCACCAAGACCGAGAAGCTGGAGAAGCTCATGGTGCGCATCGGCGTCTTTAGCGTGCTCTACACGGTGCCTGCCACCATCGTGCTGGCCTGCTACTTTTACGAGCAGGCCTTTCGCGAGCACTGGGAGCGCACCTGGCTCCTGCAGACCTGCAAGAGCTACGCCGTGCCCTGCCCGCCCGGCCACTTCCCGCCCATGAGCCCTGACTTCACCGTCTTCATGATCAAGTACCTGATGACCATGATCGTGGGCATCACTACAGGCTTCTGGATCTGGTCGGGCAAGACCCTGCAGTCGTGGCGCCGCTTCTACCACAGACTCAGCCACAGCAGCAAGGGGGAGACTGCGGTATGAGCCCTggcccttcccccacccctcccctcaccCCCCGAGCAGGGGAAGAGGCGCGGTAGGGACAGAACTGCTGGGTAGGGGGTTTGTGTCTGTAACCTCCTCCCCTGCCGCTGAGCAGTGACCTGGAAGAGAAAAGTCAGTTGCAGATTTGGGGCGCGGGGTGGGTTTGGAAAGGAGGCCTGGGTGCGAAGGCGGCGGGGTGGGTTTGAAAAGGAGGCCTGGGTGCGAAGGCGGGTTAGGTGAAAAGACTTCTGGCATAAAGACTTGCAGGATCCTGATGCGACGATATGACGATGTTACTCATGTAAGGTACGGGCAGCTTTGGGCCTATCGAGAAAGCTGAGAGCTGCAGAGACTGCTGCGAGGTCTTCCCCGCTTAGGGGCGGCCTTGGGCCCATGAGCGGTTCCTCCGCTGCATGGAAAGTGGCCTGTCCTCACGCCTGTGAGGCCCGGGTGAAAGGTACAGCTCTGTCTGCGGCGGTCTCTTTGTTGGGAAGACGGAGGACTCCCTGCGGTGTCCTTGTCAAGCCGTGGTCAAACCATAATCTCTTTTCACTGGGGCCAAACTGGAGCCCAGATGGGTTAATTTCCAGGGTCAGACATTACAGTCTCtccgctgggccccctcccaactgtttttccttccccagccCTTTCAAGTCTTGTAAAATCAGCATTTAGAAGTCCTGGGAGGCCTGTCTCCTAGAATCGTAACGTGGGGATGTGAAAGAAGTGATAATATTTTGAGATGAGATGGAGGAGAAAAGCAGGTATTTCTGCTACTTTTTAATTTTCTGGggaaggcaggaagaaagaaGGGTGTTTTATTTGGTTTAATACCCTGAAGAGAAGTGATGACTTGTTGCTTTTCAAAACAGGAatgcatttttccccctttctttgttgtaagagacaaaagaggaaacaaaagTGTCCCGCTGTGGAAAGGCATAACTGTGAAGACAGCAACTTTTACGGGCAAAGTAGCACAAATCTGAGGTTTCCCTTTGGATGTTAATTTGGTTGAGATAAACATTCCTTTTTAAGGAAAAGTGAAGGGTAGTGTGCTTTCATACCCCCCACTAAGTCAGAGGTTCTGACTTGGCTAAAGAAAATGCAAGAGATCTTGttattgggttttgttttaaataaatttaattcaGAACACACGATTGGTTAAAATGGTCAAGGAAATTTCtcccttcatttttaaaaaaatttctataaGCCTGTATTtaggttttctcttttttctttcctccaatTTGAATCCTTCAAGATAAAAGAAAAGCATAATGTCTTCAGCcttataataaaggaaaaaaaaaagtaaagcagcaTTTCGTCCTGTTTTCTTAGTTCCACACATCTGTTTGTAAAACATCATGTGTACGCTTTGTGGTTGGGTGGGGAGGTGATCTGCAGAGATGGTGACGGTGAATGAAGAGGAAAGTTGGAACCATGGGCCCCATTTTTAAGGAAAGTCATTAAAGGAGGGTAAACTTCAAAGTAATTCTAGAGTTCTTTGAAATGTGCTGGATGACTTAAATTCATTCATCTTAAatcttatacatatatatattttttctgtaatTGAACTTACTCTTTTGCATCATGGTCTAAAGCTGAGCAGAGAGTCATGGGAACTAACCTTTACTCCACCTTTGTTGCTGCCCTCCAATCGCAATGGAGGCCACACTATCATGTTTCTCTGAACAGTTTTAAAATATCAACCATAGAGGTGGTACTGTCAGGATGACAAgttactttatatatataatgttcAGTCAAGTAGAGCTGCTTTTGATACAAAGGTTAAAATTGACGTTGTGTTTCTTAAACCTCCAAAACTGTCTCATCAGCCGGATTTTGAAAACTCCCACTACACAGGTTTTTGGCATCTTTtgtgttgttatgcttaagtgcATGTGAAAATTGTAAAATAGAGACAACTGCAGTATGTATATTTTGTAAATCTCCCGTTTTTGtaagaaaatatatattgtatttatacatttttactttggatttttgccttgttttgccTTTAAAGATCTTCAGTGACGCCCCACTTTATCACATGTACAGAtcacaaataaattttttttttttaaatatgaaggtgaatgtTTCTTGGGTTTGCTGTTCTTATATCTCATAAAGCCAAAGTGTTATGGAAAGAAGGTGAGAGGGACACTTGGTCGTGTCCCCCATTGAGGAAAAAAGGATGTGATATATTCTtgatgtattaaaaaacaaaaaaccctcgagttgtatatatatttttccctgcCTTTTAAAATACGGAGTGTAGTGAATACTTCGACTGtcctaatttttttgttgttgctgcttccTGTCCGCACCCCTCCCCCTCCACCGCAGCCAcccacgcgcgcgcacacacgccCCTAAGCATTTTCACAGTCTGGTTTGGATGACTTATTGAAGGTACAGAATAAACATTTCCTTTAGAGAGGTGTTGTCTGAGccatgtggaagaaaggcctggtgaactgctgtcataaaaattaaagccaagaaaatcctatggagcacttctgctCTGAAAAACATGGGGCTGTCccaccaggtttggtttggtgtttttttttttttgactgatcCCTGTTTTTACTGCCATTAGGAAATGAAGTCCATGTTAGTAAGAGGACTAGaagatatttttgttattttctggtgatGTTTTCTTTGGGAAGAATTTagtgagttgtttttgtttttaactgattGGTGTGTTTGTATTACCTTATCTAAATTGTTACATTAAGTGCTTTGGGTTCAGGTAGCAGAAAAGTCAGTAGATGCTTCCAGATGGTAGCAGAGGACTTGCCTGCAGAGGCTTCTCAGCTGAAGGCTTCACTCCACCGTTCTAGGTAAACTGAACCAGAGGTCAAGTGACTCCCCGAGGTGGCAGTGACTCAGCAGCTCCTGCAGGAATAGACTCCATGCCTGACAGGGGGATGGCCTCAGAAGCCACTGGAGCTATTCTTTCCTCTCATAGGAGAGGCTAACTTTGGAATCAGATGTGACAGAGACGCCTTCGCCATCCAGACAATTTGATATTCAGCAGTCCCTCAGGGAAATGACAAAGGCATTCTAATAATTCCAATTCCAAGCCTCGCTAGAATTTTGCACTCTCCTCTTTAATTCAGGTGCCTATTTCCTGGCTTTTTATAATGTAGTCTTTCATTGTCTGGCAGCAGTCAAGACCCAGCAGCAGTTTGGGTACTGCTGATTCTCCTTCCCTGCTTCAGCCCTAAATTTCTGTAGTTCTAAAGCTCAACAGAAACAGTTCTGTTTCTGTTTTAATTAACAGGCTCACACACATGGCTGGTGTGTTTTACAAACACATGGAGTGAAAACCAGTGACAGACAGTTCTCCCCAGGAGGAGGAAGCCCCTAGTGAGTGTTCACTCTGCAAAGCAGCTTTCCTTTATGATCCTCCTGGGTTTTGAACATCACAATGGGTGTGAGGTCATCTTAACCTGTGAAAATTTTGGcattgaggaaagaaaaaaatgctgactTAAAGTCTCTTAAGATTTATCCAGTTTTTGCTCATAAAAATGACACCTTTTAGGTTAAAGCATGCATGCCTCTCTTAACACCATACTAATACCGCCTGTTAAGAATGTTTGCTTTTAGAGTAGGTGGAAGGCTCCCAACGGGTTTTTGCTCACAAATTAACTGCTAAAGACACTTCGACCCTTCTGCTGGGAGAGCTGTGTGACTGCTCCTGTAAACGTGTCCCCTTCCTCTCATCAGCCCTGCCTTGTCCTTCAAGTCTTTCAAAGATTGAAGAGTGTTAGCCTTTAGTGAGGGAACAAAGGCTGTATATGAATACATTATTACCTGCTTTTTTGTAAGCAAAGATAAAAGCGTTTCATTTAATTCCTTTCACATCGTGGTATGGCCTGTATGCAGTTGATTCTTACCTAAGAATTTCAGAAGCTCAGGATAAGTTTAAGGAGGTGCATCTTAGCAGAAAATATGTGAAGGAAAGTGTTTGTGAAAGGGCATGTGTATAGTTTAAGAAAACATTGGCAGGAGTTTGGTGTTAATCCCTAGATAAGGAGCAGAAACATTTGTGAAAATCTTTagtttataaaacaaaactagtCTACAAAACAACCCCATGCAAAACCTAATCTTTTTAAGTAGGTATGTGAGAAATCTTGGCAATAAAGAAATGTCCTGTTGACAACATCttaccattaaagaaaaaaaaattgaattttttaaagGCTTGATATAAAATAGTGATATGAGAAATTCTCTTGGTAGGACTATAGGAGGATAACAGCTGTAGGTTTGAGCTCTGTAATTATACTGGGAAAATCTTACTCTCATCTTTAATTTCACTGAAAAGGCAGGTGGCTATTTATAGACGGtatatttttgtatatgtgtatgtggatGGTGAATAACAGTCTACAGGACTCCAGGAAATCCTAGAAGGGGCCAAAAACACCCCAATATGGACTTAAATAAGCAATTTGTAAattcattctatttttttcttattttgcctCAGTGGCATTAAACTGATTCCATAAAACTTGGCTCTTCAACTCTTTCCAGGTTGTGACATTTCTTACAACTGAATCTATATTCCTCACATTTCATTTAGAAGTGAACTAATTAAAAGGGTACAATAAAAGTATTCTGTGAGTCCTTGGTAAACTTGCATTGTGCTTCCTATTCTCTtttggttgttaaaaaaaaaaaaaaaggaaagaaaaggcacAGTCACACTTGGGATTTTCTCAACTGGGATTTATTCACAGTAGTAGAAAAAATGAAGTTTGACCAAGACAATAGTAGTTTTAAAGTGATCCAGTTTAGTAAGTACTGTGTAAAAggtcacccatctgtcactggaggcatgaatgttgctatgatgctgaacagatttcagtggagttttcagactaagtcttggagaaaggcctggaaacctacttccaaaaatcagccaatgaaaatcctatggatcaaacagtctgatccccaaccaaccaccaggatggtgcaggacggggcaatatttcattctgttgtgtgtggggtcccTTTGACCTGGAgtgaactcaacagcagctgacaacaacaacatgtaaaaggTACTGTGACTTAcaagagggttgctatgagttggaattgacagcaatgggtttggtttggcttggcttTTTTACAGATAAAAGTAAGATTCAGTCCACCTGAAGTAACTCAATGTAGGTGGGGGTGAGGACAGCATCAAAGGAGGCATAGGCAAAGAAGTATAATGCTAGACCGAATCTGGTAAATGCCATTATAGAGACACTAATTCTATTGAGGATACTATTACCTGATATTTGGTGGCatttactatttttaaaagctcctttcatatccattatttcattttatcctcacgGTAATTTTAACAATCCTGTAATGTGGAATAATTCCTAGTTTAATGATGAAGAAGCTGAGAAACTCAGTGAGGAAGAGACACAGGTAGAGAAAGGAACCGGTCTGTAGACTCTGAACCAAGCGCTCTTTCTGTAGTATACCACACAGCCTCTCCCTAAGAGAGCTGGGAGGCTTAGTGGTGGGAGTGACCCATGCATTTGTGGAAAGGGGATGCCCAGCAAACGCATTTCTCAGGAACCCAAATTATGTAATCCTCTGAGACAAATTATGTGATCCTTCAacgtccatgaaagcagcagtcaagaaatcaaacaacttattgcactgggcaaatctgctgcaaaagacctctgtaaagcgttcaaaagcaaagatgttactttgaggactaaggtgtgcctaacccaagccctgtatgcatatgaaagctggacgataaataagatcagagaagaattgatgcctctgcattatggtgttggcgaagaatatacaGTATACCATGgagtaccagaagaatgaacaaatctgtcttgggagaagtactgccagagtgctccttggaagcaagaatggtgagacagacttcatcttacgtactttggacatgttattaggagcgaccaatccctggagaaggacatcatgcttggtataaagtagaaggtcagtgaaaaagaggaagacccttaatgagatggattgacacggtggctgcaacaatatgctcaagcatagcaacgattgtgaagatggcgcaggactgggcagtgttttgttctgttgtacgtagggttgctatgagtcagaactgacttaaaggCACATCCATTTGTGGACCATCAACAGCTATTTATAAATCCCTGGCTGGTTGTTTTTCCCTTCTGCAGGTCAGTTGTCTCATTCTTCAACCAACTAGTGAGGAAAGATGAGCTTCAATACCGGCCATTGCAAGCAACCCCAATATAAAAGGTAAGGTCATTATTGTAATCTGAAGCCAAAATACATGTTTTGTGGTTGGCCAGTCTCTTGAATTGGCTATTCTGCCACTTCTCTCCATTAGCAACCGTGTTCCACCATCTGATAGTATGTCTTCCTCAACACCAAAGGGGCTTAAGTGAAACTTTGGTTTCTCTCAAAGACTACATCTATGTCATAGCCAGGTTGGTTGCAGCCTCTTAAATTTGGGATTTCTGTTTTTGGATATTCTGGCAGCAATAACAAGAGGGAAGTTTTTAGTTCTGATCAGTTTCACCTAGCCAAAGACTTAAATGAAGATCTCAAActaacaaaataaaattgaagCTATTAAGAGGGGTTCAAATGTGCtttagctgggggtggggggtgctacTTCACTTTGTGAGGACTTTTTAGGGAGCTCAAATCCCCCCCCCTTGCTATTTAGCTTCCTTTAATGCTTCACACCTGCAAATTTCTGAATGCCACTCGGCCCTGGCATCAGATTCTGCTTAGAGTTCAAGAAGTGGTCACTGAGAGAAGGGTATATAAGGAGCAAGAAACGGCATTTAGGGTATGGGGTAAAAAGAAAGGGAACGAGGAAATAAAGTTCCATAAAGTTCGTGAATAAAGACAAGCTATTCAAATGATGTAGGTGAGATGGCAACCAAAGACTACTCACCCTTAGAAATGTTGATCTCCACACTTCAGCTTGGCTTTACAGATTTTAGAGGGCCATTTAATCAAAGGGAAAAGTATCTTGGGGAGGGTGGAATGGAATAGGGAACAGGAAATACACTACCAACAATGAATGTGCATGCGGCACAACCTAGTacccatcttatttttttttaatttccagaggGAAATAAATGGCATATAGCCCTTAGTTTGTTTCCGAATCTGGGGTAGCTGGAAGGAGGGCTAGGTGTCAGTTGGTCCCTGAGttgccttttgcagcagatgtagaGAACAAGCCCTTGAGCTAAAATCATGGGTTATTTCCAGCCCCAACAAattgtttcttttactttttttttctaaatttcattttgttgttgttgaaagtatacacagcaaaacatacaccaattaaacaGTTTCAACATgagcaatttagtgacattgaatacattcttcgagttgtgcaaccattctcgccctccttttctgagttgtttgttcctcattaacataaattcactgtcccctaaggttgtacctaatctttcgagttgctgttgtcaatttcatcccatatagatagttctcaaaagagcataatgttcaaggcagaccttttgtactagttaagctaaattattgttgggttttaagatgaatttcaggggatatttttgatttaaggtttaaagattatctcaaggcaatagtttcaggggtttatccaccctccatggctccagaaagtctagagttcatgagattttgaaattctgttctgaattttcccctttttgatcaggattcttcttggaaatctttgatcgaaatgttcagtaatggtagccaggcatcactgagttcttctggtcttacagcaaaggaggcagttgttcatggaggcaattggccatatattccatatcctcctcctattcctaaatgaatctcctgcttcctctgttgctccaggtgaatagagaccaaataTGCCTCCGAAActagtaagcttttaagaccccaggcactatgcaatgaactaggaagtagaacagaagcactaaaaatattacaaggccaattaactgggatggcccatgaaaccatgaccctaaacctccaaactaagaaaccaaatcccatgaggatttggttgtacataagcagcctcagcagctactcttttttttttttttttgctattgttgcaaagatatctatcacacaacttttggcaattcaactttttacaggtgttcgacttattgacagcaattacaataatcagctgtgcagccCTACACTTAACGCGAttcttccatcaccattaactgccttttttcccctcccttccaaccctggtaaccactaataaactttggtctctgtacgtttgccttttcttgtatttttatataagtagggtcgtacaatatttgtccttttgtgattggcttatttcactcagcataatgtcttcaagctcaatCCATacagtagcatgtatcaagacttcatttctcctactggctgagtagtattccattgaatgtgtgtaccacattttgtttatccattcatctgcaaatggaaatttaggttgtttccaccttttggctattgtgaatagtgttacaatgaacattggtgtacaagtctctttctgagtctctgctttcaagtcttttgagtatatatgtaggagcagaattgctggatcatgtggtagttctatttttagtttttcgaggaaccaccacactgttttccacagtggctgtaccattttgcattcccattagcaatggataagtgttccagtttccccacatccttgctaacatatgttattttctgggtttctttgtttaatcttagccatcctagtgggagtggaatagaatcactgtggttttgatttgcatctctctgatggctaatgatgctgagcatctatCTCTTCATGTGTCTGGTggacatttgaatgtcttctttggtgaaatgtctactcaagtTCTTTGgccattttatgattgagttatttttccttttgttgttaagttgtcgaagttttatatattttttggttattagattcttgttggatatatggtttccgaagttattctcccagttggtattttgtcttttcacttttttttttttttgtagtctttTGAAGAACAGAAGCTTTTAAtgtttatgaggtcccatttatttattttgtcttttgttgcttgtgcttttgttattatattagataatccattgttgaaagctaggcctgacaatGTTGCCCCTGCttattcttctaagaattttatggttttggtttgcacatttaggtctttaatccattttgaatttgtttttgtgtatgatgtgaggtatggatcctgtttcatttttctgcatgtagaaatcTAGTTTTCCCAGCACTAATTATTGaacagactcttctttccccattgaatggacttagcacacttgtcaaaaatcagctgaccttagatgtgtgggtttatttctgaactcacaattctattccattggtctatgtgtctatttgttataccagtaccaagctgttttgattactgtagctacaTTGTATGTTTTAATATCAGAAAGTGTGActactcctactttgttcttttctttcagcattactttagctattcggggcctcttgccattccataaaaagttgaggattggtttttctatttctctaaagaaggctgttggaattttgattggtatCGCATTGAATCCATAGATTGCTTTCAGTAgtattgatatcttaacaatattaaatcttccaatccacgaacatggaacatcttcccatttatttaagtcttctttaatctctttcagcagtgttttatacacCTACTtatcacttattgactatctcgttatccaacatttcacgtTTACAacgatagtaaaaaatctactatctgactattttgtgcattaatgacgcacatctggcagtaatgaatgctgaggtgtgaggtgagagtaatactggctgtgatggttaaggttatgtgtcaacttgcctgggccatgattctcagtggtttggcagttatataatgatgtaatttggcatttcataatgatgcagtcatcctccattttcacataatgccagtttttgcataatgacgtggtctttggaaactaaccatgtcaataagtgaggagtgagtgtAATTTTCGTTGTATAAGTTCTTCatgtctctgattagatttattcctaggtattttattcttttataggctattgtaaatggaattgtttccctaattctATTCCAGATTTCtaattgctggtgtatagaaactcaactgatttttgtttgttgactttgTACCCTGAAGCTTTGCTAAATTCCTTTATTAGCTCtacaagttttcttgtggactcttcgGGATTTTCTATACGtaggatcatattatctgcaaatagatataacTTTACCTCTTTTTCAAttcggataccttttatttctttttcttgtcttattggtcTGGTTAGGACTTTTAatataatattgaatagaagtggtgagagcaggcacccttgtcttgttctcagtttcaaagggaaAACAAATTGTTCGTTGAGGACTTATGCAGTGTCAGGTGCTATGCTAGGCCCTGGGTTTAGCACACTGGCTGGGGCTTGTTATCCAAAGTCTGAGCCAGAGCTTCAACCTGCAAACAGCACACACTCCTGGCCTCACTTATTTCTCACACCAGGCACTCTAGCGGGAGTGGGGAGTAGACTGAAAACACTGTCCTCTGTGTTTACAGAGTATCTTTCTTCCCACAATCCTAAAATACTAACGCAATTCTAAAGATAGGAAAACCTGGTTGTGAGGCTAAAACCAGCTTGTTAAGTATCTTAAGTAATCACAGACCAAGCGCAATGAAGGATCACCCGAGTCCTCAAAGACTCTGAATCTGGTCATCTTTATCCCAGAGCAGTATGATTTGAAGACCAGCTTTTGAAAGGGAGCATGATTATATAAACATGTTGCTAAAGGCAATGAAGATTGGCTCTTCCTACTTTGTTGCTAATAATCATTATCTTCGTAATTGCTAATCTTGCTGATCATTTTCTACATTCTAAGCCCTGGGTATTGGTGATTCAGTAGTAGAATACCCACATTCCCaaccaacgcacctcatgcacagccaccatacatctgtcagtagagactcgaatgttgttatgatgctgaacaggtttcagcagagcttgcagactaagacagactaggaagaaaggcctggtgatctacttccaaaaatcagccaatgaaaaccctatgaatcacaacgcaGGATcaaggggatggcacaggactgggcagcatttcgttccattgtacatggagtcaccatgagtcaggggccaactcaatggcagctaaccacaacaacaagctCTGGGGTACAATATGATATAATGGTTAAGATAATTCACATAAAGCCTTAACCACAGTACCTGGCATCTAATAAGTGATCTGTAAGCATCAGCATTTTTGTTATTAATATGTAATTATCCTATTTAATCTTCCtaacaaccctacagggtagGTACTATTATCCGCGTCTTAATATATGTGCAAGCCCCAGCTATGAAAAGTCAGCTGGGAGCAGCAAAACTGGCTCTAGCCTGTGCCCCTAATTAGCAGGCTACAAGTGTTTACTGAGGCCTTTCTGTCTTCCATTCtctattattctttttaatttaatccAGAACCATTCAAAAGTGAGGAAAACAGTTCACATCAGACAGATGGAATTGAGGAGGGTATTTTCAGAGTTAGTCCCCAGGAAGTATTTTTTTAGTGAGAAGGAAAAAGCTCATAGATGCTAAGGTTTAAATTTTGGGGTCTGGATGCTCCCTACTCCTGTCTTGTATGAACTTCTACATTGAGTTTGAGGGTCTGACAGCAAGAATGAGCTTGCAATAGTTTTCCCAGATGCCACCTCCAGCCCCTTGGGGGTTGGTTTAAGAGTCTCCCTGGAGGCCCTCTCCATTGCTATGGGTTTCTCCTCTGCACGTTCCAGGCCTGAAGAAGAGGGCAGACTCTGGAGGTCTGGAACAGGGGCTTTGTGGGAAAGTGTATGGTCCTTGCTGACCAGGGTGGGCTGTCTTCCCACTGGCCGGCCAGTGAGTGGAAGCATGGAGTCCCCTATGACTGGAACCTTCCCTCTGTTGGAAATGCAGCTATTTTGATGGCAGATGTTATAAGACTGCAATGAAATCAACCTGGGGTTTATGTGAAAATAAAT encodes the following:
- the FZD7 gene encoding frizzled-7, whose amino-acid sequence is MRGPGAAASRSPLGLRALVLALLGALPAGAGAQPYHGEKGISVPDHGFCQPISIPLCTDIAYNQTILPNLLGHTNQEDAGLEVHQFYPLVKVQCSPELRFFLCSMYAPVCTVLEQAIPPCRSLCERARQGCEALMNKFGFQWPERLRCENFPVHGAGEICVGQNTSDGSGGPGPTAYPTAPYLPDLPFTALPPGAADGRGRSTFPFSCPRQLKVPPYLGYRFLGERDCGAPCEPGRANGLMYFKEEERRFARLWVGVWSVLCCASTLFTVLTYLVDMRRFSYPERPIIFLSGCYFMVALAHVAGFLLEDRAVCVERFSDDGYRTVAQGTKKEGCTILFMVLYFFGMASSIWWVILSLTWFLAAGMKWGHEAIEANSQYFHLAAWAVPAVKTITILAMGQVDGDLLSGVCYVGLSSVDALRGFVLAPLFVYLFIGTSFLLAGFVSLFRIRTIMKHDGTKTEKLEKLMVRIGVFSVLYTVPATIVLACYFYEQAFREHWERTWLLQTCKSYAVPCPPGHFPPMSPDFTVFMIKYLMTMIVGITTGFWIWSGKTLQSWRRFYHRLSHSSKGETAV